The Solanum lycopersicum chromosome 6, SLM_r2.1 genome has a window encoding:
- the LOC101243714 gene encoding aspartic proteinase Asp1 precursor — MGGGKIVGILIFVVVVVSAAGGGGENHHHQQQKWWKWMSSTSAAMVNPVVSSSIVLPLYGNVYPLGYYYVQLNIGQPSRPFFLDPDTGSDLTWLQCDAPCVRCTTAPHPFYKPNNDLVPCKDPLCASLHPAGYKCESPEQCDYQVDYADGGSSLGVLLNDVFHFNMTSGARMIPRLSLGCGYDQLPGQSYHPLDGVLGLGRGKTSIVSQLHSKGAVQNVVGHCLSGRGGGFLFFGDEVYDSSRIVWTPMAHDRMKHYSAGSGELIFGGKGTGLKNLFVVFDSGSSFSYLNAHTYEGFISLLKKELNGKPLRETKDDYTLPLCWKGRRPFKTINDAKKYFKQFALSFGNGWKSKAHFEIPPESYLIISSKGSVCLGVLNGTEAGLQNVNLIGDISMQDKMVIYDNEKQAIGWMSANCDRPPKSSNMIM, encoded by the exons ATGGGAGGAGGGAAAATTGTTGGGATATTGATCTTTGTGGTTGTGGTTGTTTCAGCAGCAGGAGGAGGAGGggaaaatcatcatcatcagcagCAGAAATGGTGGAAGTGGATGTCTTCTACTTCTGCAGCAATGGTCAATCCAGTTGTCTCTTCTTCAATTGTCCTACCACTCTATGGCAATGTCTATCCCCTTGG TTATTACTATGTTCAGCTCAATATAGGGCAGCCTTCAAGGCCTTTTTTTCTTGATCCTGATACTGGCAGTGACCTCACCTGGCTGCAATGTGATGCTCCCTGTGTTCGCTGCACAACC GCGCCTCATCCATTCTACAAACCAAATAATGACCTCGTACCATGCAAGGACCCTCTCTGTGCCTCCTTGCACCCTGCTGGTTACAAATGTGAAAGTCCAGAACAATGTGACTATCAGGTTGACTATGCCGACGGAGGTTCATCTCTAGGTGTCCTACTTAATGATGTGTTTCACTTCAACATGACCAGTGGTGCTCGGATGATACCTCGTTTGTCTTTAGG GTGTGGATATGATCAGTTACCTGGTCAATCTTATCATCCTTTGGATGGAGTGCTTGGTCTTGGGAGAGGAAAAACCAGCATTGTGTCTCAGCTTCACAGCAAGGGTGCGGTGCAAAATGTGGTAGGTCATTGCTTGAGTGGTAGAGGAGGAGGCTTTCTCTTCTTTGGAGATGAGGTTTATGATTCCTCACGCATAGTCTGGACTCCTATGGCACATGATCGCAT GAAGCACTATTCAGCAGGATCTGGAGAACTCATATTTGGGGGAAAAGGCACGGGATTGAAGAATCTTTTTGTAGTCTTTGACAGTGGAAGTTCCTTCAGTTACCTAAACGCACATACATACGAAGGTTTCATTTCGCTA TTGAAGAAAGAACTGAATGGGAAGCCACTAAGAGAAACAAAGGATGATTATACACTCCCATTGTGTTGGAAGGGCAGGAGACCTTTCAAAACCATAAATGATGCGAAGAAATACTTTAAGCAGTTTGCACTTAGCTTTGGCAATGGATGGAAATCGAAAGCTCATTTTGAAATTCCCCCTGAATCATATCTTATTATTTCA TCAAAGGGCAGTGTCTGCTTGGGAGTTCTTAATGGTACTGAAGCTGGCCTGCAAAATGTCAACCTTATTGGAG ATATATCAATGCAAGATAAAATGGTGATCTATGATAATGAGAAGCAAGCAATAGGTTGGATGTCTGCAAATTGTGACAGACCACCAAAGTCGAGTAACATGATAATGTAA